From the Bacteroidota bacterium genome, the window TTAAATCATAGTTATTACAACCTTGGCTATAACTGGTTGAAGTAATTACAGTACCATATGTAGCAAGGTTTGCAGCTGCGTTTACAATTTGAGGATAACCACCAATATCATAAATATATATTTGCGCACCTGAAGCCATGCCCTTCATTTTAGGATCTAAATTACCTGAACCAACTGCAATACCAGATGTCATATCACCATGTGAAGGACCAGTAACAGTTGAAAATTGAGTTATTCTTCCGGTAAAATCAATGTGAGGACCAACAAATCCATCATCAGCTAGAGCTATACTTACACCGGTTCCGTCATAATGCCGCCCCATTGGATAATCTGAATTTATTACGTTTGAACGATGTAAACTACGCCCTTTGGTATCATCAGGTACCGGAATATCATCAATTGGTTGCATAAATTTGATAAAGGGTAAAGCCGCAATTGACTGCCAATTATTTTCGCTTGTTCTTATGGTTATTAATTGGTTACCATCCTGATGCCCAAGAACACTGCAGTTTTTAGAAAGTAACTCTTCACTAACAGTTGCATAATTTAAATTCTTATAATACTGAATAATCAAATCAACATCTCCTCCTTTTTTTGCATAAGCCGGTATGTCATTTTCACGCAAACGCAAACTCAATTTTGAATTTACTTCTATGGGTAAAATAGTTCTAACATTGTAAACTGAAAGTTGCTGCAATTGATAAGTAATAGGCACTGCAACAAAAAATGAATTAAAAGGTATATATCCTAAAAATTGTACTCCACTCAATTCAATTGCTTGTTTTTGTTGATTGGTTGGAAGTGTGTTAAATTGCAAGATGCGATAATAATAACCGTTGTAAATTTCACTTGTGTTCGGAACCTGGTTTTGCTTTTGCAAAAAATCGTTCTGAGTAAAGACTCTTCCGGTTTTTAATAAAATCGAATTATCCGCCAAGGATGTAAAAATTGAAAAGCTGACCAATACTGTGCTTAAACTTAATGCGAAAAAAAGATGTCTTGATTTATTGTTCATGTTGAATGGGGTTAAATTTTTATAAATATAAAAACTATTCTCTAAATAGTGATTGTTCTATTAAATAGGATGAACTTATCACTTCATTTTGTAGAACTAATCTATTGATTTCTAAGTCTAAATCGCTAGATACCTGCCCATTTTACACTGTTCCCAAAATAGGAGGTGTCAAAATTGAGAAAAGACCAACGCTATGATTAAAAACTGCAGTATTATCCTTACTTTTGCACTCCAAAAAATTCTGAATCAAGCATGTTAGATAAGTTATTTGCCATTAAAAAGAGATGGGAAGATGTTGAACAGCAATTAAGCGATCCGAAAACACTTTCGGACATGAAGCTTTTTGCTAAACTTAACAAAGAGTACAAAGATTTGAAAGATGTGGTAGACATGTACCACGTATATAAAAATGTACTTGGAAATATTGAAAGTGCAAAGGAGGTTATGGCCAATGAAAAGGATGAAGAATTCAAAGAAATGGCTAAAATTGAATTCGAAGAAAATAGCGAGAAGAAGGAAAAGTTGGAGGAAGAAATTCGAATGATGCTCGTTCCTAAAGATCCCGAAGACAGCAAAAATGTGGTGATGGAAATTCGTGCAGGTACTGGTGGAGACGAAGCCAGTATTTTTGCAGGTGACTTGTACCGCATGTATTCGCGCTATATCGAAAATTGTGGATGGAAAGCTGAATTAGTCGATTTTCAAGAAGGTACTGCAGGTGGATATAAAGAGGTAATTTTAAATGTGAGTGGCGATAATGTGTTTGGTAAATTAAAATACGAATCGGGTGTTCACCGGGTACAACGAGTGCCTCAAACTGAAACACAAGGAAGAGTGCATACTTCTGCAGCAAGCGTAATTGTTATGCCCGAAGCTGATGAATTGGATGTTGATGTAAAAGAAAATGACATTCGTAAAGATACTTTTTGTTCATCCGGGCCAGGCGGACAATCGGTGAATACCACCAAATCGGCGATACGTTTAACACACATTCCTACCGGAATTGTAGTACAATGCCAGGATCAAAAATCGCAATTGAAAAACTATGATAAAGCCCTCGCTGTATTACGCTCCCGCATTTATGAAATTGAGTACCAAAAACGCGTTGACGAGGCCTCTAAAAAACGTAAGACGATGGTGAGTACAGGCGACCGTTCTGAAAAAATTCGTACCTATAATTATCCTCAAAGTCGTGTTACCGATCACCGCATCGGTTTAAGCACACACAATTTGCCCGATTTTATGAATGGCAATATTGATAGCTTTATAGAAGGATTGCAGATTGCCGAAAATTCCGAAAAAATGAAAGAAGGCGGAGTGCTAATTTAATTGAGGTAATAAGAAAATGAATCGGCTTCAACTCATCGAACAAATACAGCAAAAAAAAAGTTTTTTATGCATTGGTTTGGATGCTGATTTAGATAAAATTCCAGCTCATTTACGAAGTTTTGATGATCCTGTTTTTGAATTCAACAAGCAACTTATTGATGCAACACATTCCTATTGTGTAGCCTACAAACCCAATACTGCTTTTTATGAAAGTCGTGGTGTAGAAGGTTGGAAAAGCCTAGAAAAAACAATTGAATATCTGAATCAGCATTATCCAAAGTTATTTACTATTGCAGATGCGAAACGTGGCGATATTGGGAATACTTCTCAGCTCTATGCTAAAGCCTTTTTTGAAGCCCTTCCATTTGATTCAATTACTGTTGCTCCTTACATGGGCGAAGATTC encodes:
- the prfA gene encoding peptide chain release factor 1; this encodes MLDKLFAIKKRWEDVEQQLSDPKTLSDMKLFAKLNKEYKDLKDVVDMYHVYKNVLGNIESAKEVMANEKDEEFKEMAKIEFEENSEKKEKLEEEIRMMLVPKDPEDSKNVVMEIRAGTGGDEASIFAGDLYRMYSRYIENCGWKAELVDFQEGTAGGYKEVILNVSGDNVFGKLKYESGVHRVQRVPQTETQGRVHTSAASVIVMPEADELDVDVKENDIRKDTFCSSGPGGQSVNTTKSAIRLTHIPTGIVVQCQDQKSQLKNYDKALAVLRSRIYEIEYQKRVDEASKKRKTMVSTGDRSEKIRTYNYPQSRVTDHRIGLSTHNLPDFMNGNIDSFIEGLQIAENSEKMKEGGVLI